Below is a genomic region from Argopecten irradians isolate NY chromosome 14, Ai_NY, whole genome shotgun sequence.
caaaaacaggaggagatgatttagtatttttcttcagttacaaaagttacttactttacaccattaccatcaaaaagtttgagcttccaattttacttcaatttaaaaatattgaaaataatcaattgcatcccgaaaaaattctgtggcactatgtccaaTATGGAAAGCATTAccgattgcgcatgcaccgaaagcaaaataaattatttcaaataatttttttatgctcacatacatatatacgaTGAAAACcaatgttgttcaaatgatgggtatcatttatgctctgtcggcggtggagtatctttaacattttgatatgaaCAATCCACTGTTTGTAGTAGTTTTGATTAAATTCTGTGGATATGCTGGTTTGAACAATCAGACAGGTTAAATATGTAGTCTGTCCAAACACTTGCTTTCTTTCCTTACCATCTCAGCAATTATCCAAGTTTCCCAaccttttaaaaatcataattatattacCAATGATGACTGTGAAGTAATTCTTGAACCAGCAAAGAGATCTTTGTCTTGTTTTATGGGGGGATTATCCCAGTAAAACATGCATCTACTCCATCCATGGTTTTATGTAATGAGGTAATTCATTTTGGAGTCTTGGAGCCAGGTTTATATTGAACTAGAAATGTCTGTACAACATAAATATCCCCTGCCTCCGTAtgtgtatatcaacatgtatacACAAAACCAAGCTTTTGAAAGTATTGGTGATAATGATGAAGTCTGCAGTTTAATTATCCTTCCAAAGTCAGTCTGCATACACTATGTATAATAAACCTATACACGAAGATCTTTGACTGAAAGGTCTCACATGAGCTGTACATAAAGTGAAGGTCTCACATGAACTGTACATAAAGTGAAGGTCTCACATGATCTGTACATAAAGTGAGGGTCTCACATGAACTGTACATAAAGTGAAGGTCTCACATGAACTGTACATAAAGTGAAGGTCTCACATGAACTGTTCATAAAGTGAAGGTCTCACATGAACTGTACATAAAGTGAAGGTCTCACATGAACTGTACATAAAGTGAGGGTCTCACATGAACAGTACATAAAGTGAAGGTCTCACATGAACTGTACATAAAGTGAAGGTCTCACATGAGCTGTACATAAAGTGAAGGTCTCACATGAACTGTACATAAAGTGAGGGTCTCACATGAACTGTACATAAAGTGAGGGTCTCACATGAACTGTACATAAAGTGAAGGTCTCACATGAACTGTACATAAAGTGAGGGTCTCACATGAACTGTACATAAAGTGAAGGTCTCACATGAACTGTACATAAAGTGAAGGTCTCACATGAACTGTACATAAAGTGAAGGTCTCACATGAACTGTACATAAAGTGAAGGTCTCACATGAACTGTACATAAAGTGAAGGTCTCACATGAACTGTACATAAAGTGAAGGTCTCACATGAACTGTACATAAAGTGAAGGTCTCACATGAACTGTACATAAAGTGAAGGTCTCACATGAACTGTACATAAAGTGAAGGTCTCACATGAGCTGTACATAAAGTGAAGGTCTCACATGAACTGTAAAGTGACAAACAGGTACTGCTAACCAACAGAAGACATAAGAAGCTCTGTACAGTATCATCTATAATCATTAAATCAATGGACAAACAAGTGAAAAGACTGAAATATTATTGGTGATTAACTCCAGACGAATTATCTTCTACATTTTCTGATCTATACATCAAACCTGGAGATGAACACAGTATTATTATACGTCCCCCAACTCTCAATTTCACGGTAAGGGCATAAAACCcacataaatattattgaagtgtTCATTTTATACCCTCTCTAAATTTCGTTTTGTAGCGAATGTCGATTATCGGTTTCCAAAACAAAAAGAGTCTGTACATCTGTTTTGCTCTTAcaagattatttatttaccatttcattaaATCTTTCACAAAAATAGACCTGAGAAATAGTGTGAAAGTAAACGGTACTGAGTGATCTATTTCATCTGTTGATGAACAAGCACCTGTTTCAGACCGACCAGCGACTCCGCAAGGACCCACTCCCCATACTTACATTGTTGAATGATGCCTTCGAATGCTGCTTGGTACTTCTGTTTGGCCCTCTGTACATCCTGCTCCGCGTCGTTTTTCTCGGAGAGAAGTTTACGGATTTGTGAGTTGGTACACTGTATCAGACTGTAGAAGTTGGCCACGTTACGTTTGGTCAGATCTCCGCGTTCAAGCCAAGTGATCACTATATTGTTGGCAATCTGGTATTCTGTGTCCGCTAAAATACAAAAGTAAGCTACGTAAATAAACGTGTCCAAAgtctttcatatttttctgtatgCTTAATGTTATCAAAAAGTTATCTTTAAGTACTTCTATACAATATCAGAAAATCTGAGAACAGATCATAGTTCTTTTCAGATGCTAAAAGATATAACTCAGGTCTTTAAATTGAAACCATAGATTTTAAAgtgaaaatgaaacataaacATTGAAATAGAAGAATATATCAGTCTTTCCCACATGCCTGTAATTTCTTATCTTAGATAATCCACATACACCAGGACTTTTTCTGAGGTTTTTTTTCTGGGGCCATTCATGGGCCCCATTTCCAAttgaaaacatttcatatttaaaccAAATTCTCAAAATTTGCAGTTTACTTTCGATAAACTCTTTTTAATTCACCAAATTTCTACCCAAATTGAGAAAAGTGAGAAATAGCCCTGCATACTGACCCATCCCACccctttttttctatttcaaggATTTAGACCACTTGTACCAATTAGTCATCCAGTAAAATATCATTCTCCTAAAATAAATTTCGCATAAACAAAGTAGGAAAATTTCTCAATGACATGATATTCATAGACTAACATTTGAGTTTCTCCAGTAGAGTCAATGATTCGTGGTCGCTGTAGTGTACAACAGGGGGTGGACTCGGCGGCCGTAGTCTGTCTTCCTCTATCCTCTGGTAATGTCTCATCTCACGGATCACTGCACGCTGTTTACACTCAAACTCATACTGGTCATCTCGAGCCTGGGCGTAGTCGACATGGAGACGACCTGTGTtgggtttgtcatctttatccTCGATTTTCATTCTGTACCCTGGGTAAGGAAAATTGTGCAAAAAAAATGTACTAATTGTAACTAATGAGTGAACTTTTAAAGAATTTAATAATTCTTATGTCTAATGATAACAGTGTGCATCAAAAATAGATCTAGATACTTGAGACAACACATTAAAAATAGAGGCAAAATTTACTCTtttacatgaaatgaaaatagatGTTAGCAATAATTCAAAGGATAACAGTAAATAATTATACCAGTTTAAATCTGCACATTACTAATCTGATCATTTCTTTTCTCCTGTATCAATATTAATCATATCCTGGttttttaaatatagaacaTTCAGTCTGACTGaaatcaaagggagataacaacATACCTGACACATACAAGGCCCTTTCTACACTGTCTTCCAACTCATAGCGGATATGAGCAAAGTTCTTTTTGCCCTTACGAATACTGACAATATTTCCAAAGTTTTCGAACACTTCAGCAATCATTTCTTCTGTAACATTTTCTGGTAGTCCACCGACAAAGATTGTTCGACATCCCATGGGTCGCTCTCTGGTAGTGGGAGGGGGAGCGTCTGTGATACAATAGTAACATTAGCATACATAACATATCAATACTGTGACATAATAGTTACAGAAGCATACAGATTCTTGTGATAGTCTAGACGAAGTCAAAATGATTTAAAGTCAAGTCTAACTTACTGCAAGTCCATGGTAAGTAACACTTTAAGACAGGGTATTAGACACATATGAGTTAACGAGGTTATACTGCATAAGATATTTTTTACATCATACTTTACTTCTATCTCTCTAAAATATTCTCCATAAAGAATAACATTCAATACTGTAAAGCTActtgtttttgtgtgtgatttAATTTCTTGGTTAATAATAAGTCGCCAAAATAACTTGCCACAAAAAAATACTCAACAACAACACCACTAATAGAGCATTTCAACTGAAAATTGCAAAAACTAAATTGCTGTGAATATTAAGTTGggcatgaaaaaaaaattttaagtTACCAAGAAAATAAGTTAGTTTACAGAACCTGTAAATGGTAACGACATTTGGAAGTGATAATCAATAAACACACAGGACCCAAAACAGAAACTTACTTTGTGGAGGAGGATAGAGTACACTCGACTTCAGGGTCATGATCTCTTTTGGCATAAACTCTGACCCCGGACCACCCATCATTGGACCACCTGGCCCCATTCCTGGGCCTCCAGGTCCCATAGGACCCCAGCCGCCATACTGCAAAAGAAAACCACAAGACAAAGGATAAGTTCATGTATTGGTGTTTATCATGTGTTGGGCTTGTGCAATGTTGCACTTATAACATAAGTTGGAATATCTCACTGGCAGCCCATGCCATTACAGCAGTAAAGTTCATGTATTGGTgtctatataacatacattagATCAGGCTATGACATAATTCTGAAAAAGAGATAAATAGTTTACTAACTTTATCTTTGAGATACTTGATTAATTTAGTATTAACacaacattttcaacttctacAGCccaaatttttttataaagatttcagagaaagattttttttttttttttaagagacaattcactcaggcaaattcttttacataaccaataagcaaactatagcataaatgtattgttctacatttcttatgaaacatataacgtaaaacattgacaaattccacaacattgttaagtattttaattaatatcgttgaaatatcaaatcgttgatcaatacgattaagcaggtacaatattaactctgtacccatacccgagccaaagtcacgcacgttaaacaaatgaactacataaccactgagaaggtgataaaatgatttttaggcaagacaattcacctaataaggtaaacacactattgtcagagcgatttgagcagttctagccaaaagttgcattactctacgagcaagggacagggttcggcatacaagaagttcgaccacagtttgttatggcggacagcgagcgagtttgaatatttcacacacatgtcaccaccataggcgtttcaggcatatcacagtaaaactgactgatctaatttccattagaacttgttttatctgatatatatacaaattttaatgttctcttagactaaattgtccctttaagttttAAGAGTTACTcgaaataattgtttttttttttaatgttttaagagTTACTCTAACACATACAGTAGATGTAAAACACAGAAAGTTCAAATTAAGCACAAATACAATCATGTTTGTAGTGGATTGTTAATTAGCACTTCTCACCTGGTTGAACATCATCATCATGTTTGTTATGAATTAGCACTTCTCACCTGGTTGAACATCATCATCATGTTTGTTATGAATTAGCACTTCTCACCTGGTTGAACATCATCATCATGTTAGGGTCTGGCCCCATCATAGGGTTCTGCATCATGTTGCCCATGGGGCCGTAGTAGCCCTGACTTCCCATCATCATGTTATTGTTGTTATTACCTCCATCAGAACTTCCCATCATTCCTCCATCACTCGCTCCAGACTGATCTATAAATGTACAATTGGGTTTTGTTGGATAAGTTTAACTTTGTCAAGGTGAtttttaaggatgtgccaggttgataggtagaggaaagccagagtaccccaAGAAAACCACGACAAGCAGTCAATATCActacctggtaactgccccacaATGGATTTAGATTCAAACTTATAACCCAGAGGCGGAGGTTTGTGGTAATAAGTCAGAATGTGTCAACCACTGCATCTTAAATGATGATGGCATAATATATGGAAATATGCTTTAGCTCTAGCCTTTAAATTTACCTTCCGTTAAAACCAAACCATTTAAATTTAATAGTATATTTTTTCAATGATAAATAGAAGCATAGATCAATTTTATATCTATCGATCAAAAAAATGACTCAATAGATATGAGTAGGGCTGTGGATTGTCTAACATGTGGCGATCCGATCCGATCCACGATTCAGGGTTGACGATTCACAGATCGGACCACGAATCACCAGTTAGATACAAGCAAAAGATTCAATTGcagtaaaactgtttttattgataaatcaataatggtcttatatattgataaatgtttgattgataataaaaccaattttagcagttttacattccttatcattAAGCAATAGAGTTACAGGTGAAGTACAGTAGGAttcagtcactgtaactgtaaaaaaatcaaatcatttgaattttgaaataacgTCATCTCAAAAATACTACTGCACATCAGTTACGGCATGAATCAAAGTCAAACCATCTGTGAACAGGTACACTgtgtatacattatcatggTAAGTCATAAATCaccatatcaaaacatttcattgttacttttattttggtcaaatacaaaaaaactttgaaattaagaaaaaaaatatttataatctaTAAGAGTAGTTACAATTTACTTTGGTTCTAGGCCTATAgtttttatttctaatcaggtgatttatgattttgactaATAATTAGCCTACCTTTCGTTTTTGACATGGGGTTCACATCTACAGTACTCAGTTGCCTAATATgatatattcgtatttttacatatttccggcccgtaatgaaaacgaaatcgataataatcttttacatctctagaagtcaataattatgttttatcattattattttatgaagaattcacaACATTGCATCAAAGCGTGGGtacgaaaataacatgttgctagctttacttcacgcagctcatgtgtacttccggtctacttcaaagtgaaaacatCGATGATATTCAGACTTAAGTGTacattccttcacatttttgagctatgacagcattaaagaaggtactatttttttgcttttgaaagatcGCGATCCACAAATATCAGGAGTAACGAATATTTGTATCcgatctttctcaataattcgtGAATACTCGAGTACTCGGATACTCGTTACAGCCCTAGATATGAGTGAATACAAACCATTTCGATTGCTGTCCATCATGATGCCCATGGGTGGTCTCCCTTTATTCATGTTGAAACTTAAAGGTGCATTGTTAGTGTTTGGATCCATACGATTAGAAGGCATTTGAGGACCAATCATTgctgaaaacaaaaattattcatTACTGTACGGATCCACTCCAGACAATTTGCattgtacacatttatatatagctgaaaataaaattttcatcaaGAAGCAATTTACATCTTATCAACTTTTATCATTTGATCTGTGTAATTTTATCAGAAAAGCAAAATCTTTATCATGGACACTATTCTTACCTTGTTGATTACTGTTATAATTTTTCATCGCCATTGTGAAAGATACTCATCAATCTACAGAAAACTAAataatatcacagaattatacGTATGAATAGTTTTACATGAAAGATATTTACAGTACAGTGTCAACTTACAAATTTATTCATAGTTTTTActaaaaattgcaatatttctttgtaattttacatacgaatgaaatcaatataatttatcaaCTGATCAGTACATATTTTG
It encodes:
- the LOC138307361 gene encoding ecto-NOX disulfide-thiol exchanger 2-like isoform X1, with translation MAMKNYNSNQQAMIGPQMPSNRMDPNTNNAPLSFNMNKGRPPMGIMMDSNRNDQSGASDGGMMGSSDGGNNNNNMMMGSQGYYGPMGNMMQNPMMGPDPNMMMMFNQYGGWGPMGPGGPGMGPGGPMMGGPGSEFMPKEIMTLKSSVLYPPPQNAPPPTTRERPMGCRTIFVGGLPENVTEEMIAEVFENFGNIVSIRKGKKNFAHIRYELEDSVERALYVSGYRMKIEDKDDKPNTGRLHVDYAQARDDQYEFECKQRAVIREMRHYQRIEEDRLRPPSPPPVVHYSDHESLTLLEKLKSDTEYQIANNIVITWLERGDLTKRNVANFYSLIQCTNSQIRKLLSEKNDAEQDVQRAKQKYQAAFEGIIQQFDQIERVFSSALKQRNWDHFSKAQRKNIELWHKQLQEVKKQQQEEFLGSREEDDMEMSDNDDISDPSAAKKKKMDDQIAASTLHIQENQLTFLREDNEALKRQVEAFQNETLLIRQENKDALLEKDNQMKMLQTVLQGMQQQLIQTRTKIKELEKYKALATKAAASFGEKAKDKTGDKEGTEDKEGTEEQTESEAKEDTTEQVTTEETEEKTPVVPDIPFLNITSLSSGSNLTITEKEAKLIGLICCFLHVHPNGASVDYIWSYLHQLGMVSRTSELDDLMERLPMLFKRVMSGVGATIEKRWQFLGYQSTATNFLSM